One Candidatus Korarchaeum sp. DNA segment encodes these proteins:
- a CDS encoding nucleotidyltransferase domain-containing protein produces the protein MRSLDLAWDRARILREWRSWADRIARAAEGVLGEGLTGVFVFGSAVSGGIVASSDVDILIVAGNLPRLASARSELKRRILEEAGLSLVHPFEIHLVDGEEALIYFDHIRELLKLR, from the coding sequence GTGAGAAGCTTAGATCTAGCTTGGGACAGGGCTAGGATCCTGAGGGAGTGGAGGAGTTGGGCTGATAGGATAGCGAGAGCTGCCGAAGGAGTGTTAGGGGAGGGCCTGACTGGGGTCTTCGTGTTCGGCAGCGCGGTCTCGGGCGGGATTGTGGCGTCCTCGGACGTGGATATCCTGATAGTCGCCGGGAACCTACCGAGACTGGCCTCAGCCAGATCCGAGCTGAAACGGAGGATACTGGAGGAGGCCGGCTTGTCGCTCGTCCACCCGTTCGAGATTCATCTGGTGGATGGGGAGGAGGCCCTCATCTACTTCGATCACATCAGAGAACTCTTGAAGCTGAGGTAA
- a CDS encoding branched-chain amino acid ABC transporter permease — protein sequence MIEWSSAYAQLIISYAILGGVYGLTALGLSLIWGVMRAVNWAHGDLLMLGMYTAYWMVIISGVDPLLSAIVAFCLLGGLGAILHLIAIEPVIEKPGGHEATLLTTLGISLTIQSIALILWSPSPRSYDNLYKYIYLELAGIRTSLAEVIAFSLSLIAIFSVDQFMRRSRIGKAIRAVSQNPVGARVVGIDVPRIRLLTFALGVGLAGVAGVLVSTFYPNIRPLAGYVWDIASYVVVIFAGLGSIYGVIFSGIIIGTIEGLGTIFFTNAFRQILVYFVFLITLLVRPEGLFGRAMRRV from the coding sequence GTGATAGAGTGGAGCTCGGCTTACGCTCAACTGATAATATCCTATGCGATCCTGGGAGGAGTGTATGGGCTAACGGCGTTGGGCTTATCCCTGATATGGGGAGTGATGAGGGCAGTGAACTGGGCCCACGGAGATCTCCTAATGCTTGGGATGTACACCGCTTACTGGATGGTGATCATCTCCGGGGTAGATCCCCTACTGTCTGCCATAGTTGCCTTCTGCCTCTTAGGCGGCTTGGGCGCGATACTGCACCTCATAGCGATAGAGCCCGTCATCGAGAAGCCCGGTGGTCATGAAGCCACTCTACTGACCACTTTGGGTATATCGCTCACTATTCAGAGCATCGCTCTGATCCTCTGGTCACCGAGCCCGAGGTCATACGATAACCTCTATAAGTACATCTACTTGGAGCTTGCTGGGATCAGAACGAGCTTGGCTGAGGTCATAGCTTTCTCCCTCTCGCTAATAGCGATATTCTCGGTGGATCAATTCATGAGAAGATCGAGGATAGGTAAGGCTATAAGGGCCGTATCTCAAAACCCGGTGGGAGCTAGGGTCGTGGGAATAGACGTCCCGAGGATAAGGTTGCTGACCTTCGCATTGGGCGTGGGTTTGGCCGGTGTCGCCGGAGTCCTCGTCTCCACCTTCTACCCGAACATAAGACCGCTCGCGGGCTACGTTTGGGATATAGCATCTTACGTGGTAGTCATATTCGCCGGTCTCGGATCGATTTACGGGGTCATATTCTCCGGGATAATAATAGGAACGATAGAGGGGTTGGGCACGATATTCTTCACCAACGCTTTCAGGCAGATCCTCGTTTACTTCGTGTTCCTGATCACGCTGCTAGTGAGACCGGAGGGCCTATTTGGGAGAGCTATGAGGAGGGTCTGA
- a CDS encoding aspartate aminotransferase family protein translates to MPKLSRKDVIELANSYMMTNVSRWWEDDPIVIESGKGAVLRDMDGREYIDLHSMHAVASQGYSHPKIIQAVKEQLEKIFVVATDFYNEPQSLLAKKLAEITPGKLKRSFFVNSGAEAVETAVLLAKRYTGKPGIVSLWMAFHGRTHMPRTLTGFSKYKRGMGPFPYGVLHIPNYYCYRCPIGQEYPSCNLQCARMLDDALKYAAPEEIAAFIAEPIQGTAGNIVPPDNYFRVVKNILDQYGILFIADEVITGFGRTGKLFAIEHFGVEPDIMTLAKALGGGFPVACAIASEEVGTSFKPLDHYSTYGGNPLAMAAALAAIEVIEEEGLVERSARNGEYMLGRLRELMDKHEIIGEVSGKGLLIGMELVKDRRTKEPAVEETVKFRSELRKRGVIIGPPGWTGSRVRINPPLVIERDQIDRAVDAIDESLAALRKK, encoded by the coding sequence ATGCCCAAGTTATCTCGGAAGGATGTGATAGAACTTGCCAACTCCTACATGATGACGAACGTTTCTAGGTGGTGGGAGGACGATCCCATAGTGATAGAGTCGGGGAAAGGTGCTGTCCTGAGGGACATGGATGGGAGGGAGTACATAGACCTTCATTCCATGCACGCGGTAGCTTCTCAGGGGTACTCGCATCCCAAGATAATACAGGCCGTTAAGGAACAGTTGGAGAAGATATTCGTCGTAGCCACGGACTTCTATAACGAACCTCAGAGCCTCCTAGCTAAGAAATTAGCTGAGATAACACCTGGTAAGCTCAAGAGGAGCTTCTTCGTTAACTCCGGTGCTGAAGCGGTGGAAACCGCGGTTCTTCTAGCTAAGAGGTATACGGGGAAACCTGGGATAGTATCGCTCTGGATGGCCTTTCACGGTAGGACGCACATGCCCAGGACCCTAACCGGCTTCTCGAAGTACAAGAGAGGGATGGGGCCCTTTCCTTACGGTGTGCTCCACATCCCAAACTACTACTGTTACCGCTGTCCCATAGGTCAGGAGTATCCCTCATGCAATCTGCAGTGCGCCAGGATGCTGGACGACGCGCTCAAGTATGCGGCGCCTGAGGAGATAGCCGCCTTCATAGCGGAGCCGATACAAGGCACGGCTGGGAACATAGTGCCACCGGATAACTACTTCAGGGTCGTTAAAAATATCCTGGATCAGTATGGGATACTCTTCATCGCCGATGAGGTCATAACGGGATTCGGGAGAACGGGCAAGCTATTCGCGATAGAGCACTTCGGTGTGGAACCCGATATAATGACGCTGGCCAAGGCCTTAGGAGGGGGGTTTCCCGTAGCGTGTGCGATAGCGAGTGAGGAGGTCGGCACCTCCTTCAAACCCCTGGATCACTACTCCACCTACGGGGGGAACCCCCTGGCGATGGCCGCGGCCCTCGCCGCTATAGAGGTCATAGAGGAGGAGGGGCTAGTGGAGAGATCGGCGAGGAATGGGGAGTACATGCTCGGCAGGTTGAGGGAGTTAATGGATAAGCACGAGATAATAGGTGAGGTCAGCGGAAAGGGGTTGCTCATAGGTATGGAGTTGGTGAAGGACAGGAGGACGAAGGAGCCTGCTGTTGAGGAGACAGTCAAGTTCAGATCGGAACTCAGGAAGAGAGGCGTTATAATAGGTCCTCCTGGATGGACCGGATCGAGGGTCAGGATAAACCCACCTCTCGTCATAGAGAGGGACCAAATAGATAGGGCAGTAGATGCGATAGACGAATCCTTAGCAGCATTAAGGAAAAAATAA
- the mptA gene encoding GTP cyclohydrolase MptA, which produces MRFPAEILERARDVHSEEPSIRIRLGKVGSFGLKVPVVVGGLLTLAEADAWVSLPAGRRGVDLSRQVKAVYSLSEPPKEPEVLVRESVKLLIDLLPYADSAGVSVRFEAPLLDSRKSYRAEVSALASAESEVSGTRVELLGMTSCPCTMELIRAYMSSIGEVASLIATHTQRSLGIMEVSLRGKHPDRGKLALIIERAMSSPLMTLTRRPDEASLVMSSLRNPKLAEDVVREMVLLFLREFPSVPDEATLLAAVRSLESVHAHDIYAEVRSTVGELRAELLDQLGEDLPNG; this is translated from the coding sequence ATGAGGTTTCCAGCTGAAATACTGGAGAGGGCGCGTGATGTACACTCGGAGGAACCTTCCATCAGGATAAGGCTGGGTAAGGTGGGGAGCTTCGGTCTGAAGGTCCCAGTGGTCGTGGGTGGGCTTCTCACACTGGCTGAGGCCGATGCATGGGTCAGCCTACCCGCCGGCAGAAGGGGGGTCGACCTGAGCAGGCAGGTTAAAGCTGTTTACAGTCTTTCAGAGCCACCTAAGGAGCCCGAAGTCCTCGTTAGGGAGTCAGTGAAGTTGCTCATCGATCTTTTACCCTACGCTGATTCGGCTGGGGTTTCGGTTAGATTCGAAGCCCCTTTACTTGACTCCCGCAAGTCCTATAGGGCCGAGGTCAGCGCCCTGGCGTCAGCGGAGAGCGAGGTCAGCGGCACCAGGGTCGAGCTCCTCGGCATGACCTCCTGCCCCTGCACGATGGAGCTGATAAGGGCTTACATGAGCTCTATCGGGGAGGTAGCCTCGCTAATAGCGACGCACACCCAGAGGAGCCTTGGGATAATGGAGGTGTCCCTCAGGGGGAAGCACCCGGATAGGGGGAAGCTGGCTCTGATTATAGAGAGGGCCATGAGCTCCCCTCTGATGACGCTGACCAGGAGGCCGGATGAGGCATCGCTCGTCATGAGCTCGCTGAGGAACCCCAAGCTGGCTGAGGACGTGGTTAGGGAGATGGTCCTCCTCTTCCTAAGGGAGTTCCCCTCGGTACCGGATGAGGCCACTCTTCTGGCGGCTGTCAGGAGTTTGGAGAGCGTGCACGCGCACGATATATATGCGGAGGTGAGATCGACTGTGGGTGAGCTGAGGGCCGAGTTACTTGATCAGTTGGGAGAGGACCTCCCTAACGGATGA
- a CDS encoding HEPN domain-containing protein has product MPRREEVELMKRRALAFLDLARYSMEKGNHDIAAFNAEQSAQLYLKATLLELIGDYPRTHSIIFLLNELRRVHEEEVSSFIKENKRGLHNLEDAYLMSRYFYKSFDREDSEYLISLAERVRELCEKLRSSLGQG; this is encoded by the coding sequence ATGCCTAGGAGGGAGGAAGTTGAGTTGATGAAGAGGAGGGCTCTCGCCTTCCTAGACTTAGCGAGGTACTCGATGGAGAAAGGTAATCATGATATAGCCGCCTTCAACGCGGAGCAGTCCGCTCAGCTCTACTTGAAAGCCACCCTGCTCGAACTGATCGGGGACTACCCGAGGACTCACTCGATAATATTCCTCTTAAACGAGTTGAGGAGGGTCCACGAGGAGGAGGTGAGTAGCTTCATTAAGGAGAACAAGAGGGGACTACATAACTTAGAGGACGCCTACTTAATGAGCAGGTACTTCTACAAGTCCTTCGACAGAGAGGATAGCGAGTATCTCATATCCTTAGCCGAGAGGGTGAGGGAGCTCTGTGAGAAGCTTAGATCTAGCTTGGGACAGGGCTAG
- a CDS encoding ABC transporter substrate-binding protein, protein MNRNALILGIVLLLVGVAIGYLISPTGQVRTVTETVTQTVTAPPTTAPPAKEVEIKVGVLLPLSGGSAFDGQEDLRGIQLAALHINQSKYPNIRFKIKLVIADTQTRQDVGVTELRRLDQAGVAAVIGAYNSAVTYPTAGEAEKIGLPYVVPEAVADRITAQGWKYVFRTCANASKYAYDTLWALADMAKAKGVEIKTVAYIYENSDFGVFTVEGLKKFLNVLIPNARAVYEESYPAETVTSMDDMVAKLKAANPDVVFHVAYLKDAVLFVQTMKKLGWYPKAYIGAGAGGQTRVEFIEQLGKDANFVYTQTEWQPDFLTSKALAKWAWIDEDFRKIYGRSMVGSSGLNYVGTYVLAVAIQKALDSGADPSDLAGFRRAIRNALESIKIPAGELPLMPWGVDFTSAPNHQNPEAAVAMAQILDGKFRVVWPIEFAPVEPVLPAPSWGARS, encoded by the coding sequence TTGAATAGGAATGCGTTGATACTGGGGATCGTTCTACTCTTAGTGGGCGTGGCGATAGGTTATCTCATCTCCCCCACCGGTCAAGTGAGAACCGTGACTGAGACTGTGACGCAAACGGTTACCGCACCTCCAACCACAGCACCCCCTGCCAAGGAGGTGGAGATCAAGGTGGGAGTTCTACTTCCGCTATCCGGAGGCTCTGCCTTCGATGGACAGGAGGACCTGAGGGGGATCCAGTTAGCTGCCCTACACATAAACCAGAGTAAGTATCCCAACATAAGGTTCAAGATAAAGCTCGTGATAGCGGATACCCAGACCAGGCAGGACGTGGGTGTTACCGAGCTGAGGAGGCTCGATCAAGCGGGTGTTGCGGCCGTAATAGGGGCCTATAACTCGGCGGTCACTTACCCCACCGCGGGCGAGGCCGAGAAAATCGGGCTACCTTACGTGGTACCGGAGGCCGTAGCCGATAGGATAACAGCCCAAGGGTGGAAGTACGTCTTCAGGACATGCGCTAACGCTAGCAAGTATGCATACGATACTCTTTGGGCGTTGGCCGACATGGCGAAAGCCAAAGGGGTTGAAATCAAGACCGTAGCTTACATATATGAGAACTCCGACTTCGGCGTCTTCACGGTGGAGGGGCTCAAGAAGTTCCTGAACGTGCTCATCCCGAACGCTAGAGCGGTATATGAGGAGAGCTATCCGGCTGAGACAGTCACTAGCATGGACGATATGGTGGCGAAGCTCAAGGCAGCAAATCCGGATGTGGTCTTCCACGTCGCATACCTCAAGGATGCGGTGCTCTTCGTTCAAACGATGAAGAAGCTGGGTTGGTATCCGAAAGCCTACATAGGGGCTGGTGCGGGAGGACAGACTAGGGTCGAGTTCATCGAGCAGTTGGGGAAGGACGCTAACTTCGTCTACACTCAGACGGAATGGCAACCCGACTTCCTCACCTCCAAGGCCCTAGCTAAGTGGGCTTGGATAGATGAGGACTTCAGGAAGATTTACGGAAGGAGCATGGTAGGAAGCAGCGGTCTGAACTACGTCGGAACTTACGTGTTAGCTGTCGCAATTCAGAAGGCGCTCGATTCAGGTGCTGATCCAAGCGATTTAGCCGGTTTCAGGAGGGCCATAAGGAATGCGCTCGAAAGCATCAAGATACCCGCCGGCGAGCTCCCCCTGATGCCCTGGGGAGTTGACTTCACCTCAGCGCCGAACCACCAGAACCCTGAGGCCGCTGTAGCGATGGCGCAGATATTGGACGGCAAGTTCCGCGTCGTTTGGCCCATAGAATTCGCACCTGTGGAGCCTGTTCTACCGGCTCCCTCATGGGGGGCTAGATCCTAG
- a CDS encoding radical SAM protein, whose amino-acid sequence MYDPIELAEATRRTVEVGDRRKYYRFRGGRWYGGIATADCVGCNLRCVFCWSNFPRDNPQANWDLYSPDEVYSRLSSIASREGYELLRVSGNEPTICWDHLIELLELIESDGRFRFILETNGILIGSDRLRARKLSSFTRLHVRVSLKGACEEEFSLLTGAKPEAFELQLRALENLADEGVSAHPAAMLSFSSGESIRKLLRRIEEIEPAYLRRFEEEYVFLYPHVKERLRRAGVTPKMAYEPESIPEELR is encoded by the coding sequence GTGTACGATCCCATCGAGCTAGCTGAAGCGACGAGGAGGACCGTCGAGGTGGGGGACAGGAGGAAGTACTACAGGTTCAGGGGAGGGAGGTGGTACGGGGGCATAGCTACCGCTGATTGCGTCGGCTGCAACCTCAGGTGTGTGTTCTGCTGGAGCAACTTCCCCAGGGACAATCCCCAAGCTAATTGGGACCTCTACAGCCCCGATGAGGTCTACTCGAGGCTATCCAGCATAGCCTCTAGGGAGGGCTACGAGCTGCTCAGGGTCTCCGGCAATGAGCCCACCATCTGCTGGGATCACCTGATCGAGTTGCTCGAGCTCATCGAGAGCGACGGCAGATTCAGGTTCATACTGGAGACGAACGGCATCCTCATAGGGAGCGATAGGTTGAGGGCTCGAAAGCTCTCCTCCTTCACCAGGCTGCATGTGAGGGTCTCATTGAAGGGAGCCTGCGAGGAGGAGTTCTCCTTGCTGACCGGAGCCAAGCCTGAGGCCTTCGAGCTCCAGCTGAGGGCCCTGGAGAACTTAGCTGATGAGGGGGTGTCGGCACACCCCGCTGCCATGCTCTCCTTCTCGAGCGGGGAAAGCATCAGGAAGCTGTTGAGGAGGATCGAGGAGATAGAACCAGCTTACTTGAGGAGATTTGAGGAGGAATACGTTTTCCTATATCCTCACGTTAAGGAGAGGTTGAGGAGAGCTGGAGTAACCCCAAAGATGGCTTACGAACCTGAGAGCATACCAGAGGAGCTGAGATGA
- a CDS encoding ABC transporter ATP-binding protein, translated as MFLLEVRGVTKRFGGIVALDGVSLSVSKGELCGLIGPNGSGKTTLFNVITGFYRPEAGSVLFKGSDITGMRPHKIARMGIARTFQIPKPFGRMTVLENVMAAAFYGGRVSSRSEAREIAGNWIEYVKLKDKMHVEARTLNVVERKLMELARALSMKPEMLLLDEVLAGLSPSEMMEIARLVRKLVDEMGLTIMMVEHVMRAVMAVSDRVFVLHRGIKLAEGTPKEVSTDPKVIEAYLGEKVGS; from the coding sequence ATGTTCTTGCTCGAGGTCAGGGGGGTGACTAAGAGGTTCGGTGGCATAGTGGCATTGGACGGGGTGAGCCTGTCGGTGAGTAAGGGTGAGCTCTGCGGTTTAATAGGCCCTAATGGTTCGGGAAAAACGACGCTATTCAACGTGATCACGGGATTCTACAGGCCTGAGGCCGGAAGCGTGCTGTTCAAGGGATCGGACATAACGGGAATGAGACCGCATAAGATCGCTAGGATGGGGATAGCGAGGACCTTTCAGATCCCCAAGCCCTTCGGAAGGATGACCGTCCTGGAGAACGTTATGGCAGCAGCTTTCTACGGGGGAAGGGTATCCTCGAGATCTGAAGCTAGGGAGATAGCCGGGAATTGGATAGAGTACGTTAAGCTGAAGGATAAGATGCATGTTGAAGCCAGGACCCTCAATGTCGTTGAGAGGAAGCTAATGGAATTGGCTAGAGCTCTATCGATGAAACCGGAGATGCTGCTACTGGATGAGGTCTTAGCTGGACTGAGCCCCTCAGAGATGATGGAGATCGCCCGTTTAGTGAGGAAACTGGTGGATGAGATGGGATTAACCATAATGATGGTGGAACACGTTATGAGGGCCGTCATGGCGGTCTCGGATAGGGTGTTCGTGCTCCACAGGGGGATCAAGCTGGCCGAGGGAACGCCCAAGGAGGTGTCTACGGATCCCAAGGTGATAGAGGCCTACTTAGGGGAGAAGGTGGGATCATGA
- a CDS encoding branched-chain amino acid ABC transporter permease, giving the protein MLKNLRFVTAFLILVLSLILPMFLDEFFLTILVQMLMWAYLAMAWDVIGGYGGQFSLGHAAFLGLGAYTSTLLLENYGISPWLGMFASGAIAAIAGAFVGFASLRLRGPFFALGTIAFAELTQLLLTYLKDVTGGPLGIMINRTGIEYMLFEKQLHYYYLILAFVIFGTLFLRYFENSKFGMALMALREDEDAAESIGINVYRSKVLGATISAFLTGLGGTFYAQWIHYIRPDTIVRLDFSVQMAAIDVVGGAGSPYGGIIGALILVPISLYLNAIFGGMIAGLSTVLYGIILLVVVVTMPGGIYGIIRRRFPAGR; this is encoded by the coding sequence ATGCTCAAAAACCTGAGGTTCGTAACGGCCTTTCTGATACTAGTCCTGTCCTTAATTCTCCCCATGTTCCTGGATGAGTTCTTCCTCACGATACTAGTTCAAATGCTGATGTGGGCCTACCTTGCGATGGCCTGGGACGTCATAGGAGGATACGGTGGCCAGTTCTCCCTGGGACATGCTGCGTTCCTGGGTCTGGGAGCTTATACGTCCACTTTACTCCTTGAAAACTACGGTATCTCGCCTTGGCTGGGTATGTTCGCGTCCGGAGCGATCGCAGCCATCGCCGGAGCCTTCGTGGGTTTCGCTTCTTTGAGGCTCAGGGGGCCTTTCTTCGCCCTGGGAACCATAGCGTTCGCTGAGCTGACCCAGTTGCTCCTCACGTACCTGAAGGACGTGACCGGAGGACCGCTCGGCATAATGATAAACAGGACGGGGATCGAGTACATGCTGTTCGAGAAGCAGCTCCACTACTACTACTTAATACTCGCCTTCGTCATATTCGGCACGCTGTTCCTGAGGTACTTCGAGAACTCGAAGTTCGGGATGGCGCTGATGGCCCTCAGGGAGGACGAGGACGCTGCTGAATCGATCGGTATAAATGTTTATAGATCTAAGGTCTTAGGAGCGACGATAAGCGCATTCCTCACCGGATTAGGGGGTACATTTTACGCTCAATGGATACACTATATCAGACCGGATACAATCGTCAGGCTGGATTTTTCCGTTCAAATGGCCGCCATAGATGTCGTGGGTGGAGCAGGGAGCCCTTATGGTGGGATAATAGGGGCTCTGATACTCGTGCCCATTTCCCTCTACCTGAACGCGATTTTCGGAGGGATGATAGCTGGCCTGAGCACAGTGCTCTATGGCATAATACTCCTCGTGGTGGTGGTGACCATGCCCGGAGGGATATACGGCATCATCAGGAGGAGGTTTCCCGCTGGGAGGTGA
- a CDS encoding ABC transporter ATP-binding protein, with product MIVLEVKDLDAGYEDLQVLWGISMNVRRGEIVSLLGSNGAGKTTTLRVIAGLIKPFKGEILLRGERITDLPSYKRVSLGLSLVPEGRQLFPMMTVMENLEMGAYTPKAREKFMDSLEWVFSLFPVLRERRNQLAGTMSGGEQQMLAIARALMSRPEILALDEPSMGLAPRLVSDIFHTLGRMREEGVTILLAEQNARAALEISDRTYILETGRIVKEGISSQLIEMEEVRRAYLGM from the coding sequence ATGATCGTTTTAGAGGTGAAGGACCTGGATGCTGGATACGAGGACCTCCAGGTCCTCTGGGGGATAAGCATGAACGTGAGGAGGGGCGAGATAGTTAGCTTGCTGGGGAGCAATGGGGCGGGAAAGACGACCACCTTGAGGGTCATAGCGGGGCTCATCAAGCCCTTCAAGGGGGAGATCCTGCTGAGGGGTGAGAGGATAACGGATCTCCCGAGTTATAAGAGGGTTTCCCTGGGCCTCTCCTTGGTGCCAGAGGGGAGGCAACTCTTCCCAATGATGACCGTGATGGAGAACTTGGAGATGGGAGCTTACACACCTAAAGCGAGGGAGAAGTTCATGGATAGCTTGGAGTGGGTCTTCAGCCTCTTCCCGGTGCTGAGGGAGAGGAGGAACCAGCTGGCTGGAACCATGAGCGGAGGGGAGCAGCAGATGCTAGCCATAGCCAGGGCCCTGATGAGCAGGCCCGAGATACTCGCGCTGGATGAACCATCCATGGGGCTGGCGCCCAGGCTCGTGAGCGACATATTCCACACGCTGGGGAGGATGAGGGAGGAGGGTGTCACGATACTCCTGGCGGAGCAAAACGCGAGAGCTGCCCTGGAGATATCGGACAGGACTTACATACTGGAGACCGGGAGGATAGTGAAGGAGGGTATTTCGAGCCAACTCATCGAGATGGAGGAGGTGAGAAGGGCATACCTAGGGATGTGA